From a single Candidatus Saccharibacteria bacterium genomic region:
- a CDS encoding DUF817 domain-containing protein, with amino-acid sequence MNRTKKQKFLQSLRKLPLGWLLSFVIKLGWAAVFGGLMLLAIIVTRYVELPWLARADWLFLWAVAVQLVLLLTKLEKPHEVITIFVFHLVGLGMEIFKTSNTIGSWQYLSVGFFHAGNVPLYSGFMYASVGSFIARAWRVLDLKYTNSPRKLHSLLLAVAIYINFFTHHYIFDFRWLLLALMALFYWRCDIHYRINQRQHHMPFLLSAFLSAFFIWVAENIGTFTQSWLYPSQEQHWHFVSLQKLSAWLLLMYISFVLIDILHYLRQKRLAERQQKC; translated from the coding sequence ATGAACCGGACTAAAAAACAAAAATTTTTACAAAGTCTTCGGAAGTTGCCTCTTGGTTGGCTATTATCCTTCGTTATTAAACTAGGTTGGGCTGCAGTTTTTGGCGGGCTAATGCTTCTGGCTATCATAGTAACCCGATATGTTGAGCTACCATGGCTCGCAAGAGCAGACTGGCTTTTTTTGTGGGCTGTTGCCGTGCAGTTGGTACTTTTACTAACAAAACTGGAGAAGCCTCATGAGGTCATAACGATTTTTGTATTCCACCTTGTTGGCCTGGGCATGGAGATTTTTAAAACTTCAAATACAATCGGTTCGTGGCAATACTTAAGTGTTGGATTTTTCCATGCTGGCAACGTACCGCTATACTCTGGCTTTATGTACGCTTCGGTTGGTAGTTTTATAGCAAGAGCTTGGCGAGTGTTAGATCTAAAGTATACCAATAGCCCTAGAAAACTTCACTCTCTGCTTTTGGCTGTAGCTATCTATATAAACTTCTTCACGCATCATTACATTTTTGATTTCAGATGGCTGTTGTTAGCCTTAATGGCGCTATTTTATTGGCGCTGCGATATACATTACAGGATCAATCAGAGACAGCATCATATGCCGTTCTTGCTGTCTGCGTTTTTGTCGGCATTTTTTATTTGGGTTGCAGAGAACATTGGTACATTCACTCAGAGCTGGCTATATCCCAGTCAGGAGCAGCATTGGCATTTTGTAAGCCTACAAAAACTTAGTGCCTGGCTGCTACTTATGTATATTAGCTTTGTTTTGATCGACATACTGCATTATTTACGGCAGAAGCGTTTGGCAGAAAGACAACAGAAGTGCTAG
- a CDS encoding bifunctional 5,10-methylenetetrahydrofolate dehydrogenase/5,10-methenyltetrahydrofolate cyclohydrolase — translation MKELNGRELSLYIKERQAHEVRRLRQSKKVFPKLAIVRTNPDPVVDSYMNLKQAYGADILVEVGIHTVKQADCIDTIKELNADDDVHAIIVQIPLPDPSQTDEVLNSVSPSKDVDGLGKNSRFDPATPMAINWLLAGYNVELSGKKIVIVGQGRLVGKPLAKIWRESNLDVEVADKTTNDLANVVSKADVLVSATGVPGLIKQEMIMPGMTIVDAGVATDSNGLVGDVAAEVRELKGITITPEKGGVGPLTVCALFENVITAARNIAETQ, via the coding sequence ATGAAGGAATTAAATGGTCGTGAACTCTCGCTGTATATTAAAGAAAGACAGGCTCACGAGGTGCGAAGACTCAGACAGTCAAAGAAAGTTTTTCCAAAACTAGCAATAGTGCGCACTAATCCCGATCCGGTGGTGGATAGTTACATGAACCTTAAGCAAGCTTATGGTGCGGACATTCTGGTGGAAGTGGGTATTCATACTGTCAAGCAGGCAGACTGTATCGACACTATTAAAGAACTCAATGCAGACGACGACGTGCACGCAATAATTGTGCAAATCCCTCTCCCTGATCCAAGCCAAACAGATGAGGTGCTTAACTCAGTTAGCCCCTCCAAAGACGTTGACGGTCTGGGTAAAAATAGTCGTTTTGATCCGGCTACCCCAATGGCTATAAACTGGCTTTTGGCGGGCTACAACGTTGAACTTAGTGGTAAAAAAATAGTAATTGTAGGGCAAGGGCGCTTGGTAGGTAAACCTTTGGCAAAAATTTGGCGAGAATCGAACCTAGATGTAGAAGTTGCCGACAAGACTACCAATGATCTAGCAAACGTAGTCTCTAAAGCAGATGTTTTGGTGTCGGCGACAGGAGTACCTGGGCTAATAAAGCAAGAGATGATAATGCCGGGTATGACAATTGTCGATGCTGGAGTCGCTACAGATAGTAACGGCCTAGTTGGCGATGTAGCTGCTGAGGTCCGTGAGCTAAAAGGCATCACAATAACTCCGGAAAAAGGTGGGGTAGGGCCACTTACAGTTTGTGCCTTGTTCGAAAATGTAATAACCGCCGCAAGAAATATTGCGGAAACTCAATGA
- the murI gene encoding glutamate racemase — MKDESGFSVGVFDSGVGGKSVANAIATAIPELNIILREDSKNLPYGNKSPETLLSLVTPILQSMVEAGCQVIVVACNTVTTTIINQLRERIAVPLIGIEPMVKPAAEASRSKTIAVFATPTTLASKRYKELKEDFAQGVEIVEPDCSKWSKLIEDNAMDKAVIQKNVDEGLSRGADVFVLACTHYHWIEDRIKAAAKGRALVLQPQPAIIARLKTVLKQL, encoded by the coding sequence ATGAAAGATGAGTCAGGTTTCAGCGTAGGTGTTTTTGATTCTGGCGTCGGTGGTAAGAGCGTGGCCAATGCTATTGCGACCGCTATCCCTGAACTTAATATTATACTTCGTGAAGACAGTAAGAATTTACCTTATGGCAACAAAAGCCCCGAGACCTTACTTAGTTTGGTTACCCCGATCTTACAATCGATGGTGGAGGCAGGCTGCCAAGTCATAGTAGTAGCTTGTAACACGGTGACGACGACGATTATTAATCAGCTCAGGGAGCGAATAGCTGTACCGCTCATCGGCATTGAACCAATGGTAAAGCCTGCCGCCGAAGCTTCTAGGTCAAAAACTATCGCAGTTTTTGCCACTCCGACAACTCTTGCAAGTAAACGTTACAAAGAATTGAAAGAAGACTTTGCCCAGGGTGTGGAAATAGTTGAGCCTGATTGTAGTAAGTGGTCGAAACTTATCGAGGATAATGCTATGGACAAAGCAGTAATCCAGAAAAATGTAGATGAAGGCCTGAGTAGGGGCGCAGACGTTTTTGTTTTAGCCTGTACACACTATCATTGGATCGAAGATCGAATCAAGGCTGCGGCCAAAGGTAGAGCATTGGTGCTGCAGCCGCAGCCGGCAATAATAGCTAGACTCAAAACGGTCTTGAAGCAGCTATAG
- the murD gene encoding UDP-N-acetylmuramoyl-L-alanine--D-glutamate ligase, with product MKIAIVGYGVENQSVYRYFQRMGGQEVTICDQNENAEVPVESSSRLGPSYLEDLDSFDVIVRTPGMNRQTILDKNPNVSSKITTAVNIFFENNITPTIGVTGTKGKGTTSTLISKILEASGKKVVLCGNIGTPMLDKLEEAAVSDYVVMELSSFQLSDVRHSPETAVCLMVVPEHLNWHSDLNDYISAKQNIFKFQLRDNVTIHNSNNQLSARVANIALTDNKLSYDSSGNEADCWVNDGAIYFRDARVCEISDIALIGSHNIENVCAAICATYEKINGNVEAIKSVVTTFTGLPLRLEFTKEVEGVKYYNDSFSTTPETAIAAIRSFPNPKVVILGGADKGVPFDELADAVIRNNVKHVIAIGERGPVIASLLRDRGYNAITEEGLDNMQSIVLKAKQFSSQGDIVLLSPACASFGMFRDYKDRGAQFTREVEKL from the coding sequence ATGAAGATTGCGATAGTCGGCTACGGAGTAGAGAATCAGTCAGTTTACCGATATTTCCAGCGTATGGGCGGCCAAGAGGTTACAATTTGCGACCAAAACGAAAACGCTGAAGTTCCGGTAGAATCTTCCTCCAGACTCGGCCCTAGCTACCTAGAAGATTTGGATAGTTTTGACGTGATAGTTCGCACTCCCGGTATGAACCGTCAGACGATTCTAGACAAAAACCCTAATGTATCAAGCAAAATCACAACCGCAGTTAATATTTTTTTTGAGAACAATATCACACCTACCATAGGGGTGACAGGTACTAAAGGTAAAGGCACCACAAGTACTCTAATATCTAAAATACTTGAGGCGAGTGGCAAAAAGGTCGTGCTCTGCGGCAACATTGGTACTCCGATGCTAGACAAACTTGAAGAGGCCGCGGTTTCTGACTACGTTGTCATGGAACTGTCCAGCTTCCAGCTTAGTGACGTCCGCCATAGCCCAGAAACTGCGGTTTGCCTGATGGTAGTTCCAGAACATCTCAACTGGCACAGCGATCTCAACGATTACATCTCGGCAAAGCAGAACATCTTTAAATTCCAGCTCCGTGATAACGTTACGATTCATAACTCCAACAACCAGCTAAGCGCCAGAGTAGCCAACATAGCACTAACCGACAACAAACTTAGTTATGACTCAAGCGGCAATGAAGCCGACTGTTGGGTCAATGACGGCGCTATTTATTTTCGGGACGCTCGGGTTTGTGAGATTTCTGATATCGCGCTAATTGGATCACACAACATAGAGAATGTTTGTGCAGCAATCTGTGCGACATACGAAAAAATTAATGGTAATGTAGAGGCTATAAAAAGTGTAGTTACTACATTCACTGGCTTGCCTTTGCGACTAGAGTTTACTAAAGAAGTTGAGGGAGTCAAATATTATAATGATTCGTTTTCGACTACTCCCGAAACCGCTATCGCAGCTATCAGATCCTTCCCGAACCCGAAAGTGGTTATACTTGGGGGTGCTGATAAAGGAGTACCCTTTGATGAGTTAGCAGATGCAGTAATACGCAATAACGTCAAACATGTAATAGCTATAGGTGAGCGCGGACCAGTCATTGCAAGCTTACTCCGCGATCGTGGCTACAACGCCATAACTGAAGAAGGCCTCGACAACATGCAATCTATTGTTCTTAAAGCAAAGCAGTTTAGCTCACAAGGTGACATTGTTCTGCTATCGCCTGCCTGTGCAAGTTTTGGCATGTTTCGAGACTACAAAGATCGAGGCGCTCAGTTTACGAGAGAAGTTGAAAAACTATAG
- a CDS encoding response regulator: protein MAQKIAIIEDDAAISQMYRIKFEAEGYKVDTADNGFLGLKLIEEFEPDIVLLDLMMPQMNGDEMLKKLRSSKFGKDMKVVILTNMGESEAPDIIKQLGVSAFIVKANMTPRQVTELVKKHLS, encoded by the coding sequence ATGGCACAAAAAATAGCAATTATCGAAGACGACGCTGCAATTTCGCAGATGTACCGCATCAAGTTTGAAGCTGAGGGCTACAAAGTCGATACTGCAGACAACGGTTTTTTAGGATTAAAGCTGATAGAAGAGTTCGAGCCGGACATAGTTTTGCTTGATCTGATGATGCCTCAGATGAACGGCGATGAAATGCTAAAAAAACTCCGAAGCAGTAAATTTGGAAAAGACATGAAAGTCGTGATCCTGACTAACATGGGTGAAAGTGAAGCTCCCGACATCATAAAGCAGCTAGGAGTTTCAGCCTTTATCGTCAAGGCAAATATGACACCGAGACAAGTTACTGAACTGGTGAAAAAACACCTTAGCTAG
- a CDS encoding 1-acyl-sn-glycerol-3-phosphate acyltransferase, giving the protein MKTNPLISLTEKLVALTTKLLVRNKKISIKVNKPLKVANINKPVIIVANHRSKLDPFVIISYLPKELRSQLLPIRFMTANIYYFSWQRPLMYLMGCFPSHPHKNFRNFGVDGAVNSLNKGYSMLIFPEGKRTKQRIAAKKGVTTIAQSVEKPNFLLCHIDWEGKEVELSFKLLGSSSTPEKLTPDQVMDAIYAL; this is encoded by the coding sequence ATGAAAACAAACCCGCTCATCAGTCTGACAGAAAAGTTAGTCGCGCTTACAACAAAGCTGCTGGTTAGAAACAAAAAAATATCTATCAAAGTCAATAAACCCTTAAAAGTCGCGAACATTAATAAACCCGTAATAATAGTTGCCAATCACCGAAGCAAGCTGGATCCATTTGTAATTATTTCCTACCTACCGAAAGAATTACGTAGTCAGTTACTGCCAATTCGTTTTATGACGGCAAACATTTACTACTTTTCTTGGCAAAGGCCTCTGATGTACCTTATGGGCTGCTTCCCTTCTCACCCACACAAGAATTTTCGTAATTTTGGAGTTGATGGGGCTGTAAACTCGCTAAATAAAGGCTACAGCATGTTGATCTTTCCTGAAGGCAAAAGAACTAAACAACGAATAGCGGCAAAGAAAGGCGTCACTACTATTGCCCAATCGGTCGAAAAGCCGAATTTCTTACTCTGTCACATAGACTGGGAGGGCAAAGAAGTCGAACTTTCTTTTAAACTGTTGGGCAGCAGCTCAACGCCAGAGAAATTAACACCAGATCAAGTAATGGACGCGATTTATGCGTTATAA
- a CDS encoding DUF11 domain-containing protein, translated as MKRIFNKFKTLLAAVLVVGAVGATGLALKSSESDALTIIRNCDPTAIIYCGATSVTELKNDYASRDGGRYPDIAAVYSYFGISASDIQNMGSTFKMGQVHKDGTVWLNGKQIGSGAVTAGRVNKPGSTAIPGTKAYARSTQVAFASDAIEAFIGFRNGSPAWAVLAGCGNPIKWNKPAIEIEKTVRNAANTAWVENDTFANGSTITYRLVVKNTGKAADTNVIVKDTLPSYNTFVAGSVKVNGVSKGAAGNSLLTSSGLNLGTVAAGTSVEITFQAKVSVATDKCGNTAFTNKAVVDGDKTSADEDTAGGNTNVVCAVVKCDALTASSTTAKLGDTVKYTASATLTNATLKSYEFKVNNVVVQNTTSNVLDLKTTNVGTFTVKVTVMSDKGNATSAACEKTLTVTQEPVFKCDELSLSDYAFELGESTTATAKASATGATIKSYEFRVNGEVVQNTSSASYVFKPTAVGEYTIKATVMTDKGNATSAACEKKVKVTQVVDFKCVNVTASKLGLKIGETSVITVTAKLTNATLKSYEFSVDGAVVQDTTANSFNFSKDKAGEYTVSVKVVTDKGSDTNANCVVKINVSEEPKCPYDETLPADSPDCKKPEVCPYNENLPKDSPDCKKPPVVLGESTLPDTGAGTTLMVFIVAMTAGAAVAHSTYARRISR; from the coding sequence ATGAAAAGGATTTTTAATAAGTTTAAGACATTACTTGCTGCTGTGTTGGTAGTGGGTGCTGTTGGCGCAACTGGCCTTGCTTTGAAAAGCAGCGAAAGTGACGCCCTAACAATTATTAGGAACTGTGACCCGACCGCAATCATATATTGTGGTGCAACTAGTGTTACCGAACTTAAGAATGATTATGCTAGCCGTGACGGTGGACGATACCCAGATATCGCAGCTGTATATAGCTATTTTGGAATTTCAGCAAGTGATATCCAGAATATGGGTTCAACATTTAAAATGGGACAGGTTCACAAAGACGGTACTGTTTGGCTAAATGGTAAGCAAATTGGTTCAGGAGCAGTAACGGCTGGCCGTGTTAATAAACCCGGTAGTACTGCAATTCCTGGAACAAAAGCCTATGCTCGAAGCACTCAAGTTGCTTTTGCGAGCGACGCGATCGAAGCCTTCATTGGCTTCCGCAACGGCTCGCCAGCCTGGGCAGTTCTAGCCGGTTGTGGTAACCCGATTAAATGGAATAAACCAGCTATTGAAATTGAAAAGACAGTACGAAACGCAGCTAACACTGCATGGGTTGAAAACGATACCTTTGCAAACGGCTCCACGATAACTTATCGATTGGTCGTAAAAAATACTGGTAAAGCCGCCGATACAAACGTTATCGTTAAAGACACTCTTCCTTCATACAACACCTTTGTTGCGGGTTCCGTTAAGGTAAACGGCGTCAGTAAAGGCGCTGCAGGCAACTCTCTTCTAACTTCAAGTGGTTTAAATCTAGGCACGGTTGCGGCTGGAACGAGCGTTGAAATTACATTCCAGGCCAAAGTGTCGGTCGCAACTGACAAGTGTGGTAATACCGCTTTCACTAACAAAGCAGTAGTCGATGGAGATAAAACTTCTGCTGACGAAGATACCGCTGGCGGAAACACGAATGTAGTTTGTGCAGTCGTAAAATGTGATGCATTAACAGCTAGCTCAACAACAGCGAAGCTCGGTGATACTGTAAAGTACACGGCGAGTGCGACTCTGACAAATGCCACATTAAAATCTTACGAGTTTAAGGTTAACAACGTAGTGGTTCAGAACACAACTAGTAATGTTCTAGATCTCAAAACGACAAACGTTGGGACTTTCACAGTCAAAGTAACTGTCATGAGCGACAAGGGTAACGCCACTAGCGCAGCATGTGAGAAAACACTTACTGTTACGCAGGAACCAGTTTTCAAATGTGACGAGCTTTCTCTAAGCGATTACGCGTTTGAGCTGGGCGAATCAACAACAGCGACTGCAAAAGCAAGCGCAACGGGTGCGACTATCAAGTCCTATGAGTTCCGTGTAAATGGTGAAGTTGTTCAGAATACCTCTAGTGCAAGCTACGTTTTCAAACCAACTGCCGTTGGAGAATACACAATCAAAGCAACCGTCATGACCGACAAGGGCAATGCCACTAGTGCAGCTTGTGAGAAGAAAGTTAAAGTTACACAAGTTGTAGATTTCAAGTGTGTCAACGTAACCGCAAGCAAACTAGGTCTAAAGATCGGCGAAACTTCAGTTATCACTGTTACAGCAAAACTTACCAACGCAACACTTAAATCTTATGAGTTCAGCGTAGATGGTGCAGTCGTACAGGATACTACTGCTAACAGCTTCAATTTCTCAAAAGATAAAGCGGGTGAGTACACTGTTTCTGTGAAGGTTGTAACCGATAAGGGTAGCGATACAAATGCAAACTGCGTAGTAAAGATTAACGTCAGTGAAGAGCCAAAGTGCCCATACGACGAAACTTTGCCAGCAGATAGCCCAGATTGTAAGAAACCAGAAGTATGCCCATACAACGAGAATCTTCCAAAGGACAGTCCAGACTGTAAAAAGCCGCCAGTAGTATTAGGTGAGTCAACCTTGCCTGACACTGGTGCTGGGACAACCTTGATGGTATTCATAGTAGCTATGACGGCTGGTGCAGCGGTAGCTCACAGCACATATGCCCGACGAATCAGCCGCTAA
- a CDS encoding efflux RND transporter permease subunit has product MQKKSVWQRFGIFFYDKWRYTSLLIAVVAGFGLVAYTTMMRREGFPSVEIPVGFVQVVSLGSDAKSNDQTFALPIIEAAKQANGFKKVQASSSEQGSAVSITFKDGTDVQSELNKLEAGLKDKLPQNGARVVYVKINASKFTPEGDDLLVSVHDESSDADAVDKKAAELASMIKSAGLSQVKDVHNFPSFERNVNPVTGESKISQVRFDRFYDQSSDKFLTSTLVGVTGVDKADQLKLYDQVNEFLHSARVKDANIDGEIALSFAENIREQISGLQRNLLEGLAVVLLVSFILISFRSSIVTALSMTITVLGTVAVLYAIGYSLNTITLFSLVLCLALIVDDTTIMVEAIDAGFKKGKKYRDTVLEAIGKVIRASATGTLATMLAFAPMLFIGGILGKFIKAIPVTIITSLGVSLLVSFIFIPLLKRATYGKIIKHKKREFHPAGKIEEALGNRLSSTLRWSDQTRQRRILMRLGAVMVGLSFLVAGGLIFSKVKFNIFPSPKDGTEIVVTAKVKNSEAASIDSTSAVTDRSLLLIKDVLGDDLRHLSLVGNSGSASSQGYGANIRLSPMNERKTGSVDLSRKLETELNASVPEMFFKVTPQGAGPPPGSFSVQVNADNEQQAYVLANDVKKFLETTSIKRPDGSEAKFIESSVTPSVIVTRSGNQRVVTVDARFNADDTSALVQLGQKLVEDKYTAGYIKSIGAEQSNISFDFGFEEENQESFASMGKAAGPLFLAMFLIMAILFRSLLQPILILTALPFAFFGVAAGLYLTKNEISFFSMLGVFALIGISLNNTILLTDYANHSRDKGLKPSEAMAAAIKERLRPLLTTSITSVLALLPLALNDPFWEGLAYALIFGLISSTLLVLLVFPYFYLIDESFNSILGRVFRKVLRHKTRKA; this is encoded by the coding sequence ATGCAGAAAAAATCAGTTTGGCAGCGTTTCGGAATCTTCTTTTATGATAAGTGGCGCTATACCTCATTGCTCATAGCTGTGGTAGCCGGTTTTGGTTTAGTCGCTTACACGACAATGATGCGTAGGGAAGGGTTTCCTTCTGTTGAAATACCTGTCGGGTTTGTACAGGTGGTTTCGCTTGGGAGCGACGCCAAATCTAATGATCAGACCTTCGCGTTGCCGATAATCGAAGCCGCTAAACAAGCTAATGGTTTCAAAAAAGTCCAAGCTTCAAGTAGTGAACAGGGTAGTGCCGTTAGCATTACATTTAAAGACGGTACAGATGTTCAATCGGAGCTAAATAAGCTTGAGGCAGGGCTGAAAGACAAATTACCGCAAAATGGCGCTCGGGTTGTTTATGTCAAAATCAATGCTAGTAAGTTTACGCCTGAGGGCGATGATTTACTAGTCAGCGTTCATGACGAATCATCTGATGCTGATGCGGTCGACAAAAAAGCAGCAGAGTTAGCGTCAATGATCAAAAGTGCTGGTTTAAGTCAGGTTAAAGACGTCCATAATTTTCCTTCATTTGAGCGAAATGTTAACCCCGTAACTGGGGAGTCAAAGATTAGCCAAGTTAGGTTCGACAGATTCTATGATCAATCAAGCGATAAGTTCCTAACCTCTACACTAGTTGGAGTGACAGGGGTGGACAAGGCAGACCAACTAAAGCTTTATGATCAGGTAAATGAGTTCCTGCACTCCGCAAGAGTCAAGGACGCAAATATAGATGGTGAGATCGCGCTTAGCTTTGCTGAGAATATTCGCGAGCAGATATCAGGGCTTCAACGAAACTTACTTGAAGGTTTAGCGGTTGTGCTACTTGTCAGCTTCATATTGATATCATTTAGAAGCTCAATCGTAACCGCTCTTTCCATGACGATAACTGTGCTTGGTACCGTCGCCGTACTATATGCAATTGGCTATAGTCTAAATACGATCACACTGTTTTCGCTGGTGCTTTGCCTGGCACTGATAGTTGATGACACGACGATTATGGTAGAAGCAATTGATGCAGGCTTCAAAAAAGGCAAAAAATATCGCGATACGGTGCTAGAGGCTATTGGCAAGGTTATCCGCGCTTCCGCAACCGGGACACTGGCCACGATGTTGGCTTTTGCGCCGATGCTTTTTATTGGTGGCATACTAGGTAAATTCATCAAGGCCATACCTGTAACAATAATCACTAGTCTTGGTGTAAGCCTGCTGGTGTCATTTATCTTTATTCCGCTATTAAAACGAGCGACATACGGCAAAATAATAAAGCATAAGAAAAGGGAGTTTCACCCAGCCGGTAAAATCGAAGAAGCTCTGGGCAATAGACTGTCGTCTACGCTCCGTTGGTCGGATCAAACTAGGCAAAGGCGCATACTAATGCGTCTTGGCGCTGTCATGGTCGGGCTTTCGTTCTTAGTGGCTGGCGGTCTAATATTTTCAAAAGTTAAGTTCAATATTTTTCCTAGCCCTAAAGACGGAACAGAAATTGTCGTTACGGCAAAAGTCAAGAACTCAGAAGCAGCTTCTATAGATTCAACTTCTGCAGTGACAGACCGTTCCTTATTGCTAATAAAAGACGTTTTAGGCGATGACCTAAGACATCTATCTTTAGTTGGTAACAGTGGCAGTGCCTCCTCTCAAGGTTACGGCGCGAACATCAGGCTATCGCCAATGAACGAGCGAAAGACTGGTTCGGTGGATTTGTCTCGTAAGCTTGAGACAGAGTTGAACGCAAGCGTACCAGAAATGTTTTTCAAGGTTACGCCTCAGGGAGCCGGTCCTCCTCCGGGCAGCTTTAGTGTTCAAGTAAATGCCGACAATGAACAGCAGGCCTATGTCTTGGCTAATGATGTGAAAAAGTTCCTCGAGACTACTTCAATCAAGCGACCTGATGGCAGTGAGGCTAAGTTTATTGAGTCTAGTGTGACACCATCGGTGATAGTTACTCGTAGTGGCAACCAAAGAGTGGTAACTGTAGATGCCAGGTTCAATGCTGATGACACCTCGGCATTGGTACAGCTGGGGCAAAAGCTAGTTGAGGACAAATATACGGCTGGCTACATTAAGTCGATTGGGGCAGAGCAGTCAAACATTTCCTTTGATTTTGGTTTCGAAGAAGAAAACCAGGAATCATTCGCCTCAATGGGTAAAGCCGCAGGGCCTTTGTTTCTAGCGATGTTCTTGATCATGGCGATTCTATTTAGGAGCTTGTTGCAGCCAATCTTGATTCTAACAGCTCTGCCTTTTGCCTTCTTTGGTGTAGCGGCTGGGCTATATTTAACCAAAAATGAAATTAGCTTTTTCTCGATGCTTGGAGTTTTCGCGCTAATTGGGATTAGCCTTAACAACACGATCCTGCTAACCGACTATGCCAATCATTCCAGAGACAAGGGCCTAAAGCCTTCAGAAGCGATGGCTGCAGCCATCAAAGAACGTTTACGGCCTCTCCTCACCACCAGTATCACTAGTGTCTTGGCGCTTTTGCCGCTGGCGCTTAACGACCCATTCTGGGAAGGTTTAGCTTATGCGCTGATCTTCGGTTTGATATCTAGTACGCTTTTGGTGCTTCTGGTCTTCCCATACTTTTACCTAATTGATGAGTCATTCAATAGCATTCTGGGCAGAGTTTTTAGGAAAGTCTTAAGGCACAAAACCAGAAAAGCTTAG
- the eno gene encoding phosphopyruvate hydratase, translated as MDIKQIIARQILDSRGYPTVEADVILSTGILGRAAVPSGASTGSHEAHELRDGDPKNYSGKSVLKAVANVNGEIANALLGKPADDQFRLDQIMIDLDGTPNKSRLGANAILAVSLAAARAAANQRGLPLFRHLNDVSGNPQMNLPMPMMNLINGGKHALGGADIQEAMVLPIGAQSMADAVRMGAEVFHSLKTILEQQKLPTQVGDEGGFAVPVNSNEAVLEMLVEAVRKAGFKLGEQIAFGLDVASSELYKDELYHFPVDQKELEATEVINWYKKLCSAYPIVSIEDGLAEDDWANWARMTANYGADIQLVGDDLLVTNIERLRKAIDQKAGNAILIKLNQIGTLTETIKAINMARDNGWKTIISHRSGETEDTFIAHLAVGTGAGQVKTGSLSRSERVAKYNELLRIAEQAPDLVIVRPFVQ; from the coding sequence ATGGACATAAAACAAATTATTGCTAGACAAATTTTAGATTCGCGCGGCTACCCAACTGTTGAGGCAGATGTGATACTTTCTACTGGTATTCTGGGTCGGGCAGCCGTACCCTCGGGAGCGAGTACCGGCAGCCACGAAGCGCATGAGCTACGTGACGGTGACCCAAAAAATTACAGTGGCAAAAGCGTACTAAAGGCAGTAGCCAACGTTAACGGTGAGATTGCCAATGCGCTGCTCGGCAAACCAGCCGATGACCAGTTTCGCTTAGACCAAATCATGATCGATCTCGACGGTACACCAAACAAATCACGTCTCGGGGCCAATGCGATTTTGGCGGTTTCTCTAGCAGCTGCCCGCGCCGCCGCCAATCAGCGCGGCTTACCACTCTTTAGACACCTCAATGATGTCTCTGGCAACCCACAAATGAACCTACCAATGCCAATGATGAACCTCATCAACGGCGGCAAGCACGCACTTGGCGGCGCTGACATTCAAGAGGCAATGGTCCTGCCAATTGGCGCACAGTCTATGGCCGATGCGGTCCGCATGGGAGCAGAAGTTTTTCATTCACTAAAAACTATTCTTGAGCAGCAGAAGCTACCAACCCAAGTAGGCGACGAGGGCGGATTCGCTGTGCCAGTAAATAGCAATGAAGCTGTTTTAGAAATGCTAGTTGAAGCAGTGCGTAAGGCTGGTTTCAAACTTGGTGAGCAGATTGCTTTTGGGCTCGATGTCGCCTCTAGCGAACTTTATAAAGATGAGCTCTACCACTTCCCTGTTGACCAGAAAGAACTTGAAGCTACCGAAGTAATTAACTGGTACAAAAAGCTCTGTAGCGCGTACCCAATCGTGTCTATCGAAGACGGTCTAGCAGAAGATGATTGGGCTAACTGGGCTAGAATGACAGCTAACTACGGAGCTGATATTCAACTTGTCGGAGACGATCTTCTAGTAACTAATATCGAAAGGTTGCGAAAAGCTATCGACCAGAAAGCTGGCAACGCCATTCTGATTAAACTCAATCAGATCGGCACGCTTACCGAAACAATCAAGGCCATAAACATGGCTAGAGACAACGGCTGGAAAACGATTATTTCACATCGAAGCGGTGAAACTGAGGACACATTCATCGCCCATTTGGCAGTTGGAACTGGTGCTGGGCAGGTCAAAACAGGTTCGCTATCGCGCAGCGAAAGAGTAGCCAAATACAACGAGCTCCTCCGCATCGCCGAGCAAGCACCAGATTTGGTAATCGTAAGGCCTTTTGTACAATAA